The genomic DNA aaatacacAAGAATCTCTAAATAAGAGAAGAATGAAAGacaattattattcaaaatctcACTAATtttctatcttcttcttcatcgtggTGTCTGGTGAATCACCAACTTGGATGATCTTGGCATCCATGGGAACAAGGCAAGGTATGCCATCCATTATCTGTCAAAGAGAAGAGAATCAGTAACTAGATAGATCTATGATGTTGCTTGCCTAAGGAAGCAGGAAACATACAGGGAAAGAAACGCCTATGGTGTCGCTGATGAGAGAATTCGATTCCTCACAGTATCTGCAAATGAGGAGAAGCCAATACTggagattagattagattaggtTAGGTTATCATCATCACGAAGAGAGATTGGGGAAATAAAGTCTGATAACCTCAAGGATTGCTTAGAAATTGGACAGACGAGCATCTCTGAAAGCGTCTTGCTGATTCCGATAACTCTTCCTCCATCTTTCAACAGTACTTTGCTCAATCTCACCATTACTATCACTATTTCGTATCTCCTTTCAATTTCTGCTTTGACCTAGAACTTGACGACTACTCCAAACCTAAATCTACGCCCGAGCCTGCTTCGCGATCctaattttttacctttttataGTACgactttctctctttctttcttttttaatattgtttattagtAAGTCCTAATCAAttttattcttcaaaattaaaatatcatttctttttgtttcatttaaaatttggattatttaatttctaaaacaaGATTTTTGAGTTAAGAGGCTAATagataatattttcaaataaatttaacacaTTGACAAAAGTTatatagaataatttattttaaacctcTCCCTAGTCCCCAACTATTttgattacatattttaatttcccCACTTTTAATGATAATCAAATATGATACTTTTTCGCGAATTTTAGTCTTGTGAGTAAAATATAAGACAAGGTCCCTATTAATATAGATTGAAAACCTCTTCTAAGCAAAATACATTAACAAAGATGTCATTTCTTTCCAAGTAGAAAGCCAAACTCattctggaaagaaagaaagaaaataagaaaaggaGAAGATAACATAAGtcttgagtttcttcttcttcttctttacatGTACATGCATCATCATATCCAACCAAGTCTAAACATGGGTTTCAGGATTTAGTATGTATTGAGATAATTATGTACCTTATGATCTCACTCAATCCAATGACATTTTTTCATGaatttcatacatttttttcaCTCTTTTCTCTCCACTTCATGACTCCATGTACTGCGACTTTGGTGCACTTGTTTCCGTCTTCTCAGGTCCTGCCAAAAGAGATCATATCAAAATCACACTTCACTAATAACAAGAGGATTATGAACAAGGGGGCAGTCTCGTACCATAAACACCTCGTATCTCCACCTCTCGCCATTCTTGCACGAGAGCACAACAGCAACACATGAAATGGGAGAGGAAATCGTCCACTAACCCTCCCTGCCCAttgggagaagaagaagaatacataatattattaaactcaTTCATTCATCCTCCAACAAGAAAGAATGAAACATCTAGATGGAAAATACTGACCCTGATATTCAGCATCTTTCTCAGTTTCCTTCTAATGCAACAAGTATAGCAACAGCACGATAGAATCAACGAATAAGCTACTAAATCATTGCACGCCTCTGCAGCAGCTGCCGGCCAATCACAGGCACGGAAGAAACATACAGTTAGAGATGAAAACTAATTGTGTTGTAGCTAATAATAAGAACTCTCGAAGAATGTCACTTACAAACAGGCCTGTTTGTGGCCACACCCGCAATCCTTGAAAATGTAGCACAAGGACAAAAGATAGTTTTCATACCTGATAATCAATTATAACAAGTGGGTTACTCACAAACCCACAATCTGGAAATGTCAATCAGCTTCAAAAAATTAACCCAATAGGGAGGAGGCGTACACAAAAGAGGTTCTGAACAACAACCAAGCAAATCTGAACTCCATTCATCACCATGCTGATGATAAGAATGTTTGGTAGAGATCAGATCATGTCCTGATGAAACCGAAGATATGGTTCTACTGCACGCATAAGGACAACATACAACAGTCATCAAGGAAATGGCAATGTTAAATTGGAATGAAAAGAATCAGCTAGCGAGATGAACCTTGAAGTTTTTTGTGTAGTCTCGGTCTTCTGGATATAGCTTTCATCATGAGTATGCTCTTTAACGGACTTGGTTGCTGAATCTTTGGAGTTTGACTTTTTTGGTGAACCTTTTTCTGGAACGCAATTTGAACTAACAACTTCCGTAACATCCAGAAGATGCTGAATCATTTGGCATTGAGTTATGTCATAATTAGCTTGTGATCTTTGCATTTCCAACTGAAGCTTCTCGTTCTCTTTCTGTATCGCTTTATTGAGAGGCAAGTTTGGGTAGGAACACGAGAGCGATTTCTTTAAAACCATAGTATCATAACCACAAGGATCAGGCTTCATAATCACATCTTGCACCCTTCTGTCATCATCATCCAATGTGTACTCACGTTGATCTCTTTCAATATATTCCAATCTCTCCTGCAAATGTAAGAAAAGTGTgaactaactaactaactaactaactagGTTTTGAAGATCTAAAGAgaacaaaaaacaaaaagaaaagagtACCCTGACTCGAGCATTATCGACAAGAGTAATGAGAGGTATAATCTTCAGATATCTATCAATCTCATTCTGTGCCTTTCTGAACTGATAAACTATGTTCCATCCCATTGCTAGCAAGTAGAAATAGCTTCTATCCTGACAACTGTTAACCAAGATGTAAGACCGTCTAAGTGCATTTTCCAGCTCCTCCAAAGGCTCCCGTGTTTCTGGATACTTCTTCAGCTCTGAGATCTTGAGCTGCTCAAGCAGATTCCCAATCAGTTTCAAATGCAATGCGAATTGCGTGCAGTTCTTCTTGTGCATTCGAGCCGTACTTGCAGCTTTCACTATCAGTCCAATTAGCTTCACTGCATCGAGTCCTGTCAGCTGAGCAACTGTAGCTATCTCACCGAAATGATCCCAAGTAGATCCCATCTTCCACCCTTCTATTAACCCTATCAAATCAAGTTCTGTCGGAAAAAATGAGCAAATTCATTGATCATTCCCTGTTTAAAGCAGCTGGTCAAAAGGAATGCCGGATCGAATCTTTTAGATACTTAATTCATGACCAGCTGCATTGATTATGAAACAAGCAATCATCTTTATCAATCAAATCCACTCTCCATGGtggtaaaaagaaaataaagcaAAAGGTAATGTTTTCTTCACACTTGAACGAGAAGCTTGAACTCTTCCGAGTTCCGACACAAAATAAGACAAAATTCGACAGAACTATTACCTGAAAATGACTGTAACCGTCAGCTCGATCGCCGTCCTTTGCCGTAATTCCAACTGTAAACTAAATAAGAGTTTTGGTAAAGGTGCATGtgaatgaatatataaaaatcGTACAGTTGAAGAAGACGAAAACAACGATCTCCGGCGGCAAGTTCCTGTATGTCCGTTATATCACGAGATTGCATAGAATCCTGGAATCAGCAACATTGCTTTGCGCGAAATGCCTTATAATACCTCTGATCAGATTTTGGATTTTTGCTTTGGGAATCAAAAACACAGttccatttctctctctctctctttctcagCTTCGCTGTAATTTTGCCTCCGTTTTGTGCCTAATGTCCTCTCTCCTGCCGCTTCAGATTATTACCATACCAAGACAAAGAAGAAGGAGGAAATTTAGCTGACCGATGGGCCCTTTGATTTCCTTTCTTATGACCAAAACACCCCTTCACGGGCTTTAAAGCCTTTAATGGTgctaatattttattcattattttatttcaggGTTAATTAACGAAATTAGggtttaactatttttactgAGTTAAGTAATAAATGTCAAATGTCATGTAATCATGGTTAAAGTGTTTTGTTCATGTTACCATGATCATTTATTCAATAACACCAatcattaatttgtttatttagaaTTGAAGCAAAAGATGATCATTTGATTGTATTAATTAGTATCTAGTTAAGCCAAATATGTTTGTGATACAATTTTTCTTCCTACTAGAGTTATATgagataaaaatacaaattaagatTAACAAGTcatcaattataattattattattattttttttatttttactatttacctgaaaataaaatttgcatCTTATATAGTTTacagtattattattatgatattttttatattcttttgaaaaaattaatgaattagtGTGTGAGTTAATCCTAATTTTTAGGATTTTTGAATTCGATAAATTTTCGGACgatgtgtttttattttaatattttatggctttttaaattttaaaaagactaattaattttcaatatacataaactattattaaaaaagtatatatagtaaagcttaatttatttaaaacaaattataatgaaCTAATGATATGTCATGTTTTAAGTGAATTAAAACATTGTTCATATTAGATTTTCAATTACTTAATATGTGTAACTAagatttttgtttggtttgaatatagaaaattaaaatgatatttcacCCTTCtaactttcattttcatttaaggTTTTATAGGTGAAATTAAATAAGTgacttttgattatttatgaaCTACTTTAGCAACTTGAACTATTTTAATGagattaaaagtataaataaacTTAGTATTCTATATTCATATTTGAAATAGACgctcttatttttgttttctttgtataagacttaaaacacattttataataagaagaaaaaaaacttatttagatttatattgtacaactagctcaattaagtgtataaattaataaa from Impatiens glandulifera chromosome 9, dImpGla2.1, whole genome shotgun sequence includes the following:
- the LOC124915335 gene encoding protein MID1-COMPLEMENTING ACTIVITY 1 isoform X2 codes for the protein MGSTWDHFGEIATVAQLTGLDAVKLIGLIVKAASTARMHKKNCTQFALHLKLIGNLLEQLKISELKKYPETREPLEELENALRRSYILVNSCQDRSYFYLLAMGWNIVYQFRKAQNEIDRYLKIIPLITLVDNARVRERLEYIERDQREYTLDDDDRRVQDVIMKPDPCGYDTMVLKKSLSCSYPNLPLNKAIQKENEKLQLEMQRSQANYDITQCQMIQHLLDVTEVVSSNCVPEKGSPKKSNSKDSATKSVKEHTHDESYIQKTETTQKTSRTISSVSSGHDLISTKHSYHQHGDEWSSDLLGCCSEPLLCMKTIFCPCATFSRIAGVATNRPVSAAEACNDLVAYSLILSCCCYTCCIRRKLRKMLNIRGGLVDDFLSHFMCCCCALVQEWREVEIRGVYGPEKTETSAPKSQYMES
- the LOC124915710 gene encoding protein preY, mitochondrial isoform X2, which codes for MVRLSKVLLKDGGRVIGISKTLSEMLVCPISKQSLRYCEESNSLISDTIGVSFPIMDGIPCLVPMDAKIIQVGDSPDTTMKKKIEN
- the LOC124915335 gene encoding protein MID1-COMPLEMENTING ACTIVITY 1 isoform X1 → MGSTWDHFGEIATVAQLTGLDAVKLIGLIVKAASTARMHKKNCTQFALHLKLIGNLLEQLKISELKKYPETREPLEELENALRRSYILVNSCQDRSYFYLLAMGWNIVYQFRKAQNEIDRYLKIIPLITLVDNARVRERLEYIERDQREYTLDDDDRRVQDVIMKPDPCGYDTMVLKKSLSCSYPNLPLNKAIQKENEKLQLEMQRSQANYDITQCQMIQHLLDVTEVVSSNCVPEKGSPKKSNSKDSATKSVKEHTHDESYIQKTETTQKTSSRTISSVSSGHDLISTKHSYHQHGDEWSSDLLGCCSEPLLCMKTIFCPCATFSRIAGVATNRPVSAAEACNDLVAYSLILSCCCYTCCIRRKLRKMLNIRGGLVDDFLSHFMCCCCALVQEWREVEIRGVYGPEKTETSAPKSQYMES
- the LOC124915710 gene encoding protein preY, mitochondrial isoform X1, producing MVRLSKVLLKDGGRVIGISKTLSEMLVCPISKQSLRYCEESNSLISDTIGVSFPIMDGIPCLVPMDAKIIQVGDSPDTTMKKKIEN